Genomic segment of Rhodocaloribacter litoris:
CGGCGCCATCTCGGGTTCGTCGGTGGCGGCGGCCTCGGCCGTCGGCGGGGTGATGGCGCCCCGCATGGAAGAGGAGGGCTATGACCGGGGATTCGGCGCGGCGGTGAACATCACCTCGGCGACGACCGGTCTCATCATCCCGCCGTCGAACATCCTCATCGTGTATTCGCTCGCCTCGGGGGGGGTCTCCATCGCCGCGCTGTTCCTGGCGGGGTACCTGCCCGGCATCCTGGTGGGGTTGGCCCTGATGGTGGTGGCCGGCGTGATCGCCTGGCGGCGCGGCTACCCGCGGGCCGAACGCCTGCGGCCCCGCCTGATCGTGCGCCGCGGGCTGGAAGCCTTTCCGAGCCTGTTCATGCTCGTGCTGGTCATCGGCGGCATCGTGGCGGGCATCTTCACCGCCACCGAGGCCTCGGCCGTCGCCGTGGTCTATGCCTTCGTCCTGGCGATGATCTACCGCGAAGTGCGCCTGGCCGACGTGCCGGGCATTCTGCTGGAGACGGTCAAGACGACGGCCATCGTGATGCTCCTGATCGGCACGTCCATGGGGCTTTCCTGGGTGATGGCCTACGAAAACATCCCGCAGAACGTAACCGAGGGCCTCATCGGGCTGGCGGAGAGTCCCCTCGTGATCCTGCTCATCATCAACCTCATCCTGCTGGCCGTCGGCACGTTCATGGACATGACGCCGGCCGTGCTCATCTTCACCCCGATCTTTCTGCCCATCGTGACCGAGCTGGGGATGGACCCGACGCATTTCGGCATCGTGATGGTGCTCAACCTGTGCGTGGGGCTGTGCACGCCGCCGGTGGGGAGCGTCCTGTTCGTCGGGTGCGGTATCGCCGGGGTCCCCATCACGCGGGTCGTCCGGCCGCTGTTGCCGCTCTTTGCGGCCATGATCGTCGCGCTGTTGATCGTCACGTACGTGCCCTGGCTGAGCCTGTGGCTTCCGCGGGTGTTCGGTTTTTAGCCGGGGGCCGGTTCGTTGCTTTCGACGGGTGCACGTCGTAACTTAACCGATAAAGTAAACCCAAGGGGCGGGAACGACGCCTTCGAGGAGCATCATGGCCAAGCGCGTGCGCCTGATCGACATTGCCGAGCGGTTGAACCTGACCAAGGTCAGCGTCTCGAAGGCCCTGCGCGACCACCCGGACATCTCGAAGGAGACACGGGAGCTGGTCAAGAAGACGGCGGCGGAGATGGGCTACACGCCCAACCTGCTGGCGCGCTCGCTCTCGTCGCGCCGGTCCCACACGCTCGGGGTGGTCGTGCCCAAGATCGCCCACACCTTTTTCTCGACCGTCATCGACGCGGTGCAGGAGGAGGCGACGAAGGCCGGTTACGGGATCGTGCTGGCCGTCTCGAGCGAGCGCGCG
This window contains:
- a CDS encoding TRAP transporter large permease, with the translated sequence MAWLEIFILVFSFVVLMTLGVPIAFCLGVAAVCTMLVSIDPVPAVTTVAQRMATGLDSFALLAIPFFILAGQLMNRGGIARRLIDFAKTLVAVLPGGLAHVNILAAMLFGAISGSSVAAASAVGGVMAPRMEEEGYDRGFGAAVNITSATTGLIIPPSNILIVYSLASGGVSIAALFLAGYLPGILVGLALMVVAGVIAWRRGYPRAERLRPRLIVRRGLEAFPSLFMLVLVIGGIVAGIFTATEASAVAVVYAFVLAMIYREVRLADVPGILLETVKTTAIVMLLIGTSMGLSWVMAYENIPQNVTEGLIGLAESPLVILLIINLILLAVGTFMDMTPAVLIFTPIFLPIVTELGMDPTHFGIVMVLNLCVGLCTPPVGSVLFVGCGIAGVPITRVVRPLLPLFAAMIVALLIVTYVPWLSLWLPRVFGF